Proteins encoded by one window of Streptomyces sp. NBC_01571:
- the htpG gene encoding molecular chaperone HtpG, with protein MSAETHEFQVEARQLLQLMIHSIYSNKDVFLRELISNASDALDKLRLTALRDDALGADVSDLHISVETDAQARTLTVRDNGIGMSHQDVVQLIGTIASSGTARLLRELKETDDADAAAGLIGQFGVGFYSAFMVADEVTVLTRHAGESQGTRWVSRGEGTYTVEALAEAPQGTTVTLHLKPVDVENQLNDYTQAWKIREIIKRYSDFITWPIRMAAQTAAAAEQTGESADAEPATEDFETVNSMKALWARAREEVSDEEYHELYKRISHDWLAPLETIRLQAEGTFEYQALLFIPSHAQQDLFTQGHSRGLQLFVKRVHIMDDCEQLLPPYLRFVKGIVDAQDLSLNVSREVLQQDRHIQRMHRRLTKKVLSTIKDLRTSAPESYATIWREFGRALKEGLLDDHENRDAILALCSFPSTHAAQEPTTLAQYVERMKEGQEEIFYLTGDSREAIENSPHMEAFRAKGVEVLLLTDPIDEVWVTAVPEFDGRQLRSVTKGEVDLGSGEPDTDETEEERESRRREYSGLLTWMTEQLGEDVKEVRLSTRLTVSPACLVSDTHDITPALENIYRAMGQDIPHTKRILELNPGHSLVNGLNKAHTEREDGADAGLADIAELLYGMALLAEGGALKDPARFTKLMADRLSF; from the coding sequence ATGTCGGCCGAGACCCACGAGTTCCAGGTGGAAGCCCGTCAGCTGCTGCAGTTGATGATCCATTCGATCTACTCGAACAAGGATGTGTTTCTGCGGGAGCTGATCTCCAACGCCTCGGACGCGCTGGACAAGCTGCGTCTTACGGCTCTGCGTGATGACGCGCTGGGGGCGGACGTGTCCGATCTGCACATCAGCGTCGAGACCGATGCGCAGGCGAGGACGTTGACGGTGCGGGACAACGGTATCGGCATGTCGCACCAGGACGTCGTTCAGCTCATCGGCACGATTGCCAGTTCTGGCACCGCGAGGCTGTTGCGGGAGCTGAAGGAGACCGACGACGCGGATGCCGCGGCCGGCCTGATCGGCCAGTTCGGTGTCGGTTTCTACTCGGCCTTCATGGTGGCCGACGAGGTCACCGTGCTGACCCGGCACGCGGGCGAGAGCCAGGGCACCCGCTGGGTCTCCCGTGGTGAAGGCACGTACACGGTCGAGGCCCTCGCCGAGGCGCCCCAGGGGACGACGGTCACCCTTCACCTCAAGCCCGTGGATGTCGAGAACCAGCTCAACGACTACACGCAGGCCTGGAAGATCCGCGAGATCATCAAGCGGTACTCGGACTTTATCACCTGGCCGATCCGCATGGCCGCCCAGACCGCCGCGGCCGCGGAACAGACCGGCGAAAGCGCCGACGCCGAGCCGGCCACGGAGGATTTCGAGACCGTGAACTCGATGAAGGCGCTGTGGGCCCGGGCGCGAGAGGAGGTGTCCGACGAGGAGTACCACGAGCTCTACAAGCGCATCAGTCACGACTGGCTCGCCCCGCTGGAGACCATCCGCCTGCAGGCGGAAGGGACCTTCGAGTACCAGGCCCTGCTTTTCATCCCCTCACACGCTCAGCAGGACCTGTTCACGCAAGGCCACAGCCGCGGGCTCCAACTGTTCGTCAAGCGCGTGCACATCATGGACGACTGCGAGCAACTCCTGCCGCCCTACCTGCGGTTCGTCAAGGGCATCGTCGACGCCCAGGACCTCTCGCTGAACGTCTCCCGCGAGGTTCTGCAACAGGACCGGCACATCCAGCGGATGCACCGGCGCCTGACGAAGAAGGTCCTGTCCACGATCAAGGACCTGAGGACCAGCGCCCCGGAAAGCTACGCGACCATCTGGCGGGAGTTCGGCAGGGCCCTGAAGGAAGGACTGCTCGACGACCACGAGAACCGCGACGCCATCCTCGCCCTGTGCTCGTTCCCCTCGACCCACGCCGCACAGGAACCGACCACCCTGGCGCAGTACGTCGAACGCATGAAGGAAGGCCAGGAAGAGATCTTCTACCTGACCGGTGACTCCAGGGAAGCCATCGAGAACTCCCCCCACATGGAGGCCTTCCGTGCCAAGGGCGTCGAGGTGCTGCTTCTGACCGACCCGATCGACGAGGTCTGGGTCACCGCGGTCCCCGAATTCGACGGCAGGCAGCTGCGGTCCGTCACCAAGGGCGAGGTCGACCTCGGCAGCGGGGAACCGGACACCGACGAGACCGAGGAGGAGCGCGAGAGCCGGCGGAGAGAGTACTCGGGGCTCCTGACCTGGATGACCGAACAACTCGGCGAGGACGTCAAGGAGGTTCGGCTGTCCACCCGCCTCACGGTCTCACCGGCCTGTCTCGTCTCGGACACGCACGACATCACTCCGGCCCTGGAGAACATCTACCGTGCCATGGGGCAGGACATCCCGCACACCAAGCGCATCCTCGAACTCAATCCCGGCCACTCCCTGGTCAACGGTCTCAACAAGGCCCACACCGAGCGAGAGGACGGGGCGGACGCGGGCCTCGCCGACATCGCGGAACTC
- a CDS encoding helix-turn-helix transcriptional regulator — protein MNQIAELGEFLRSCRARLDPADAGMPKTTRRRVPGLRREELAQAAGVSVDYYTRLEQGRSRTASPEILESLATALRLDDTEREHLFDLAQRRPVQARRSASSPAEQVSPAVRQLLTTLDAAYCPAFVLGRRTDVVASNPLSRALIADFDAMPADERNQARFVFLAPAARELYADWETVAADTAAMLRMDAGRHPDDPRLGVLVGELAVRSEHFRAHWAERRVHERTEGTKGYHHPVAGDLAVTYQALALPGDSDQTLFIYSTEPGSSSESALRFLATWSTEPPTGQARTSAPNEPDTAA, from the coding sequence ATGAACCAGATCGCGGAGCTGGGAGAGTTTCTCCGTTCGTGCCGGGCACGGCTCGATCCCGCGGACGCGGGCATGCCGAAGACCACCCGGCGTCGTGTCCCGGGACTGCGCCGTGAGGAGCTCGCCCAGGCGGCCGGCGTCAGCGTCGACTACTACACGCGCCTGGAACAGGGGCGTAGCCGAACCGCCTCGCCGGAGATCCTCGAATCCCTGGCGACAGCATTGCGCCTGGACGACACCGAGCGTGAACACCTGTTTGATCTCGCGCAGAGGCGTCCCGTCCAGGCGCGGCGGTCCGCGTCCTCACCGGCCGAGCAGGTCAGCCCGGCCGTGCGCCAGTTGCTGACCACCCTGGACGCCGCGTACTGCCCGGCGTTCGTCCTGGGCCGGCGCACCGACGTGGTGGCCTCCAACCCGCTCTCTCGTGCGCTGATCGCCGACTTCGACGCCATGCCCGCGGACGAACGCAACCAGGCCAGGTTCGTCTTCCTCGCGCCCGCCGCCCGCGAGCTGTACGCGGACTGGGAGACCGTCGCCGCGGACACCGCCGCCATGCTGCGCATGGACGCGGGCCGGCACCCCGACGACCCCCGGCTGGGCGTACTGGTCGGTGAACTCGCCGTCCGCAGCGAGCACTTCCGCGCGCACTGGGCAGAGCGCAGGGTCCATGAGCGAACCGAGGGGACCAAGGGCTACCACCATCCCGTCGCCGGGGACCTCGCCGTCACCTACCAAGCCCTCGCCCTGCCCGGCGACAGCGATCAGACCCTGTTCATCTACAGCACCGAACCCGGGTCCTCCTCCGAATCCGCTCTGCGGTTCCTGGCGACGTGGTCGACCGAACCCCCCACCGGCCAGGCCCGCACCTCCGCACCGAACGAACCGGACACCGCCGCCTGA
- a CDS encoding Atu4866 domain-containing protein: MDTNDSSPAPHPYVGMWVTADGFIRQELLPNGRYDEARGDRKSAYTGGYTVDGSHIEYVDDTGFTATGDVRDGVLHHEHLVLYREGEQPARST; the protein is encoded by the coding sequence ATGGACACGAACGACTCCTCCCCGGCCCCTCACCCGTACGTCGGAATGTGGGTGACCGCGGACGGCTTCATCCGGCAGGAGCTGCTGCCGAACGGACGTTACGACGAGGCCCGGGGCGACCGGAAGAGCGCCTACACGGGCGGTTACACAGTCGACGGCAGTCACATCGAATACGTCGACGACACCGGCTTCACCGCCACGGGGGACGTCCGTGACGGTGTGCTCCACCACGAGCACCTGGTCCTTTACCGCGAGGGCGAACAGCCCGCCCGTTCGACATAG
- the murQ gene encoding N-acetylmuramic acid 6-phosphate etherase — protein MDLSTLGTETRNQRTAELDRMPVTELLATMNDEDQTVALAVRTALPQIAAAVEKITASLRAGGRLVYLGAGTSGRIGLLDAVECPPTFGISPDRVVGLLSGGPGAFVLAVEGAEDNPGFAVADLDAIGLTAHDTVVGLAASGRTPYVVGGLEHARAIGAATVSVACNSDAVISRHADVAIEVPTGPEVLTGSTRLKGGTAEKLVCNMLSTATMVQLGKVYGNLMVDLRATNEKLVDRARRMVAQATGAGLDAAAAALQEADGHAKTAIVMLLAGCTRAEAAARLEAAHDDVRTAAGA, from the coding sequence GTGGACCTCAGCACTCTCGGCACCGAAACCCGCAACCAGCGGACCGCCGAACTGGACCGCATGCCGGTCACCGAACTGCTCGCCACCATGAACGACGAGGACCAGACCGTCGCCCTGGCGGTGCGCACCGCGCTGCCGCAGATCGCCGCGGCCGTGGAGAAGATCACCGCCTCGCTGCGCGCGGGCGGCAGGCTCGTCTATCTCGGCGCCGGCACCAGCGGACGGATCGGCCTGCTCGACGCCGTCGAATGCCCGCCGACCTTCGGCATCTCACCGGACCGGGTCGTCGGTCTGCTCTCCGGCGGCCCCGGCGCGTTCGTCCTCGCGGTCGAAGGCGCGGAGGACAACCCCGGGTTCGCCGTCGCCGACCTCGACGCCATCGGCCTGACCGCCCACGACACCGTGGTCGGGCTCGCCGCCAGCGGCCGCACCCCCTACGTCGTCGGCGGTCTGGAGCACGCCCGCGCGATCGGCGCGGCGACCGTCTCCGTCGCCTGCAACAGCGACGCCGTCATCAGCCGCCACGCGGATGTCGCCATCGAGGTTCCCACCGGCCCCGAGGTCCTCACGGGCTCCACCCGCCTCAAGGGCGGCACCGCCGAGAAGCTGGTCTGCAACATGCTCTCGACCGCCACGATGGTGCAGCTCGGCAAGGTGTACGGCAACCTCATGGTCGACCTGCGCGCCACCAACGAGAAGCTCGTCGACCGGGCGCGGCGCATGGTCGCGCAGGCCACCGGCGCCGGCCTCGACGCCGCGGCGGCCGCACTCCAGGAGGCCGACGGACACGCGAAGACCGCGATCGTCATGCTCCTCGCCGGCTGTACCCGCGCCGAGGCGGCCGCCCGTCTCGAAGCCGCGCACGACGACGTGCGGACCGCCGCGGGCGCCTGA
- a CDS encoding MurR/RpiR family transcriptional regulator, producing MAREVAHREAAEAPQSGGSVDVLTRIRGALPSLAPSERRVADTVLAAPSEAAGLSISALAGRASTSVATVMRFCRAIGLTNYPHLRVGLAAAAAHENALGAERPALGTDIGATDSLEQIISKIIYNEVRALEESRDGFDVAQLGQAIDAVADARRIDIFGVGASGFVGQDLHQKLHRIGRMAFIWTDVHAALTAAALLGPADVAIAISHSGETTDTIEPLQAAAENGATTIALTNFARSPLAETADLVLTTCAREMPFRSGATVSRIAQLALIDCLFVGVAQRSYDATTAALHRTYGAVQRHRSTPAARRPSVDEALATPAPGAGTEPAVTPAAELPPVAAPPG from the coding sequence ATGGCTCGCGAGGTCGCGCACCGTGAAGCTGCGGAGGCGCCGCAGAGCGGCGGTTCCGTAGACGTGCTGACGAGGATCCGCGGCGCGCTGCCGTCCCTGGCCCCGTCGGAACGGCGGGTGGCCGACACCGTCCTCGCGGCGCCGTCCGAGGCGGCCGGACTGTCCATCAGCGCCCTCGCCGGCCGGGCGAGCACCTCGGTGGCCACCGTGATGAGGTTCTGCCGCGCGATCGGCCTGACCAACTACCCCCACCTGCGCGTCGGCCTCGCCGCAGCGGCGGCCCACGAGAACGCGCTCGGCGCCGAGCGCCCGGCACTGGGCACCGACATCGGCGCCACGGACTCGCTGGAACAGATCATCAGCAAGATCATCTACAACGAGGTCCGCGCCCTGGAGGAGTCCCGCGACGGCTTCGACGTGGCCCAGCTCGGACAGGCGATCGACGCCGTCGCCGACGCCCGCCGGATAGACATCTTCGGTGTGGGCGCCAGCGGATTCGTCGGCCAGGACCTGCACCAGAAGCTCCACCGCATCGGCCGGATGGCCTTCATCTGGACCGACGTGCACGCCGCGCTGACCGCCGCGGCACTGCTCGGACCCGCGGACGTGGCCATTGCGATCTCCCACTCCGGCGAGACGACGGACACGATCGAGCCCCTGCAGGCCGCCGCCGAGAACGGCGCCACCACGATCGCCCTGACCAACTTCGCCCGCTCGCCACTGGCCGAGACCGCCGACCTCGTGCTCACCACCTGCGCGCGCGAGATGCCGTTCCGCTCCGGAGCGACCGTCAGCCGCATCGCCCAACTCGCGCTCATCGACTGCCTGTTCGTCGGAGTCGCGCAGCGGTCCTACGACGCCACCACCGCCGCGCTGCACCGTACCTACGGCGCGGTGCAGCGTCACCGGAGCACCCCCGCGGCACGCCGACCGAGCGTCGACGAGGCCCTCGCCACCCCGGCGCCCGGCGCCGGAACGGAACCGGCCGTCACACCGGCGGCCGAACTCCCGCCCGTGGCGGCGCCCCCCGGGTGA
- a CDS encoding BadF/BadG/BcrA/BcrD ATPase family protein — protein MTAVLAVDLGKTGCRAVLWTGPDGSDHPVREVPGAPGLAESGGVTAAVAAVTAAAAFGDELASELPSGRLDTVCVGAAGAAADPAAARSLAELLLDALPTDEVAVTSDAVTAHAGALGGGAGVVLAAGTGSVTVGIGEGGTFARVDGWGPWLGDEGSGAWIGRAGLRAALRSHDGRGPATALTGAAADRYGDLDRLPATVGHSANPARLTATFAPLVAGAAADGDAVATEIMRDAAAALAEAVVAAARRVGGTRPLPVAVTGGLAGIGAPLMDPFADLLGASGLPLRVTPALGDPLHGARLLALDSAGPHEPLVIRVHRTTTPPP, from the coding sequence ATGACGGCCGTACTGGCGGTGGACCTGGGGAAGACGGGGTGTCGCGCCGTGCTCTGGACCGGCCCGGACGGCTCCGACCACCCCGTTCGCGAGGTTCCCGGGGCCCCCGGTCTGGCGGAGTCCGGCGGCGTGACCGCCGCGGTCGCCGCCGTGACGGCCGCCGCGGCGTTCGGCGACGAGCTTGCCTCCGAACTGCCCTCCGGGCGGCTGGACACGGTCTGCGTGGGCGCCGCGGGCGCCGCCGCGGACCCCGCCGCGGCCCGTTCCCTGGCCGAACTGCTGCTGGACGCGCTGCCGACCGACGAGGTCGCGGTCACCAGTGACGCGGTCACCGCGCACGCCGGCGCCCTCGGCGGTGGCGCCGGTGTGGTGCTGGCCGCCGGCACCGGCTCCGTCACGGTCGGAATCGGCGAGGGCGGAACGTTCGCCCGCGTCGACGGCTGGGGCCCCTGGCTCGGCGACGAGGGCAGCGGCGCCTGGATCGGCCGCGCCGGCCTGCGGGCCGCGCTGCGCTCCCACGACGGACGCGGTCCCGCGACCGCTCTGACGGGGGCCGCGGCCGACCGCTACGGCGACCTCGACCGACTGCCCGCGACCGTGGGGCACTCCGCCAACCCCGCCCGGCTGACCGCGACCTTCGCCCCCCTGGTGGCCGGTGCGGCCGCCGACGGTGACGCGGTGGCGACCGAGATCATGCGGGACGCCGCAGCCGCGCTCGCCGAGGCGGTCGTCGCCGCGGCCCGCAGGGTCGGCGGCACGCGCCCGCTGCCCGTCGCCGTCACCGGCGGCCTCGCCGGGATCGGTGCCCCCCTGATGGACCCGTTCGCCGACCTGCTCGGCGCGTCGGGGCTGCCGCTGCGGGTGACCCCCGCGCTCGGCGATCCCCTGCACGGGGCGCGCCTGCTGGCCCTGGATTCCGCCGGACCGCACGAACCCCTCGTCATCCGCGTCCACCGGACGACGACCCCGCCGCCGTGA
- a CDS encoding sodium:solute symporter, with protein sequence MRQLDLAVIAVYLVAIAVIGLRLSGRQKTAKEYFVGESHMPWWTVSFSIVATETSVLTVISVPGGTYSGQGFGNVELALGYVVGRVVVATVLIPLYKRGGFVSAYQYLGERFGLKLQGLASVSFVFTRLLAEGVRLFASAIPIKLLLEELGVHTGYKAIIIVLTVITVVYTYLGGIKAVIWTDAIQMGLYLGGVILAIAVLTGHVGATGFSQALHGGEFRLFDTDFGLDHILTSSFALPTAIIGGAIFAMASHGSDQLIVQRVLTTRTLRDGQKAMIASGVFVTVQFAAFSLAGALLWSYNKGRSFKEMGLSSSDNLYPNFILHGLPVGISGLLVAGILGAAMGSLSSALNSMSNSTVSDIIHSFRKKAPSDQALLKLARVMTLVWAALMAVFACAFSTSSGNVYLTGLTIAGYTYGALLGAFLLGRLIKRATEVDAVVAFLVTIGVMTYIVRGVKIDVTTAGTTVPTAIAAQWLVPIGVLVTIVVGGVMSLFHQPPANAPAVAPAEPDGHGTEVTATAGQS encoded by the coding sequence GTGCGCCAACTCGACCTGGCGGTGATCGCCGTCTATCTGGTCGCCATCGCCGTGATCGGACTGCGCCTGTCCGGGCGGCAGAAGACGGCGAAGGAGTACTTCGTCGGCGAGAGCCACATGCCCTGGTGGACGGTGTCGTTCTCGATAGTGGCCACCGAGACCAGCGTGCTGACCGTCATCAGCGTGCCCGGCGGCACGTACAGCGGGCAGGGCTTCGGCAACGTCGAACTGGCGCTGGGTTACGTGGTCGGGCGGGTCGTCGTTGCCACGGTACTCATCCCGCTGTACAAGCGCGGCGGCTTCGTCAGCGCCTACCAGTACCTCGGGGAACGGTTCGGACTGAAGCTCCAGGGCCTGGCGTCGGTGTCGTTCGTCTTCACCCGGCTGCTCGCCGAAGGTGTCCGGCTGTTCGCGTCGGCGATCCCGATCAAGCTGCTGCTCGAGGAACTCGGCGTGCACACCGGCTACAAGGCCATCATCATCGTGCTGACCGTGATCACCGTCGTCTACACCTACCTCGGGGGCATCAAGGCGGTCATCTGGACGGACGCCATCCAGATGGGCCTCTACCTCGGCGGCGTGATCCTGGCCATCGCGGTGCTCACCGGGCACGTCGGCGCCACCGGCTTCTCGCAGGCCCTGCACGGCGGCGAGTTCCGGCTCTTCGACACCGACTTCGGCCTCGACCACATTCTCACCAGCTCCTTCGCCCTGCCGACCGCCATCATCGGCGGCGCCATCTTCGCGATGGCCAGCCACGGTTCGGACCAGCTGATCGTCCAGCGTGTCCTGACCACCCGCACGCTGCGCGACGGCCAGAAGGCGATGATCGCCTCCGGTGTCTTCGTCACCGTGCAGTTCGCCGCGTTCTCCCTGGCCGGCGCCCTGCTCTGGTCGTACAACAAGGGCCGCAGCTTCAAGGAGATGGGGCTGAGCAGCTCCGACAACCTCTACCCGAACTTCATCCTGCACGGCCTGCCGGTGGGCATCTCGGGTCTTCTGGTGGCGGGCATCCTGGGCGCCGCGATGGGCTCGCTGTCCTCCGCGCTGAACTCGATGTCGAACTCCACGGTGTCGGACATCATCCACAGCTTCCGCAAGAAGGCCCCCTCCGACCAGGCGCTGCTGAAACTGGCCCGGGTGATGACGCTGGTGTGGGCGGCGCTGATGGCGGTCTTCGCCTGCGCGTTCAGCACCAGCTCGGGCAACGTCTACCTGACCGGTCTGACGATCGCGGGCTACACCTACGGCGCGCTGCTCGGCGCGTTCCTGCTCGGCCGGCTGATCAAGCGGGCCACGGAGGTGGACGCCGTCGTGGCCTTCCTGGTGACCATCGGCGTGATGACGTACATCGTCCGCGGCGTGAAGATCGACGTGACCACCGCGGGGACGACCGTCCCCACGGCGATCGCCGCCCAGTGGCTGGTGCCGATCGGCGTGCTGGTCACGATCGTCGTGGGCGGCGTGATGAGCCTGTTCCACCAGCCCCCGGCCAACGCCCCCGCTGTCGCGCCGGCGGAACCCGACGGACACGGCACGGAGGTCACCGCGACCGCCGGCCAGTCCTGA
- a CDS encoding anhydro-N-acetylmuramic acid kinase — MRVIGLMSGTSYDAIEAAAADLTLEGETLRMRPLGRIGAAYPDDLRAAIGAALPPAATSSEAVCALDTGIGQAFAGAAVRALDELCGGEADLVVSHGQTMHHWVRDGAVLGTLQLGQPAWIAEATGLPVVSDLRARDIAAGGQGAPLVGMTDTLLLRGLPGVPAALNLGGIANITVAAPDTDPVAFDTGPANALLDAAVRHFTAGAREYDESGRGAAAGREAPELLRLLLDEPYYRLPAPKSTGKELFHLPYLLRALEDAPVAEPNDVLATLTRLTAVTVADAVRAHGVTQLVVSGGGAHNPVLTGMIAEELPGVRLLPSDDLGVPSDAKEALAFAILGFLTVHGLPGTLPSGTGARHPSLLGSVTPGRLPLRLPEPAATAPRRLLVETPA, encoded by the coding sequence ATGCGTGTGATCGGTCTGATGTCCGGCACCTCGTACGACGCCATCGAAGCCGCCGCGGCCGATCTCACCCTGGAGGGCGAGACGCTGCGGATGCGGCCGCTCGGCCGGATCGGTGCCGCCTACCCCGACGACCTGCGCGCCGCGATCGGCGCCGCCCTGCCCCCGGCCGCGACCAGTAGCGAAGCGGTCTGCGCCCTGGACACCGGTATCGGCCAGGCGTTCGCCGGCGCCGCCGTCCGCGCCCTGGACGAACTGTGCGGTGGCGAGGCCGATCTGGTCGTCTCGCACGGGCAGACGATGCACCACTGGGTACGCGACGGAGCCGTGCTCGGCACCCTCCAGCTCGGCCAGCCCGCCTGGATCGCGGAGGCGACCGGCCTGCCCGTCGTGTCGGACCTGCGGGCACGCGACATCGCCGCGGGCGGCCAGGGCGCGCCCCTCGTCGGCATGACCGACACCCTCTTGCTGCGGGGCCTGCCGGGCGTCCCTGCCGCGCTGAACCTGGGCGGCATCGCCAACATCACCGTCGCCGCTCCGGACACCGACCCGGTCGCCTTCGACACCGGCCCCGCCAACGCCCTACTGGACGCGGCCGTACGGCACTTCACGGCAGGCGCCCGCGAGTACGACGAGTCGGGGCGTGGCGCCGCCGCGGGCCGGGAGGCACCGGAGCTGCTGCGACTGCTGCTCGACGAGCCGTACTACCGCCTGCCCGCGCCGAAGAGCACCGGCAAGGAGCTCTTCCATCTGCCCTACCTGCTGCGGGCGTTGGAGGACGCGCCGGTCGCCGAACCGAACGACGTGCTGGCCACCCTCACCCGGCTGACCGCGGTGACGGTGGCGGACGCGGTCCGCGCCCACGGTGTCACCCAGCTCGTGGTCTCCGGCGGCGGGGCGCACAACCCCGTCCTGACCGGCATGATCGCCGAGGAGCTGCCCGGCGTGCGGCTGCTGCCCAGCGACGACCTCGGCGTGCCGTCCGACGCGAAGGAAGCGCTGGCGTTCGCCATTCTGGGCTTCCTGACGGTCCACGGCCTGCCGGGCACCCTGCCGTCGGGCACCGGGGCGCGCCACCCGTCGCTGCTGGGCAGTGTCACACCGGGCCGTCTGCCACTGCGGCTGCCGGAACCGGCGGCGACGGCCCCCCGTCGGCTGCTGGTCGAGACCCCGGCGTAG